The following DNA comes from Desulfurispora thermophila DSM 16022.
AAAATGAACAGGTCAGATCTTGATCTTCACGCATTTTCAAGATTATCACCGGCAGGCTGCTGTGCCGGGCGGTAAAAATATGGGCGTACTGTGCCAAAAAATCGCCCGATGAGATACCCAGGTAATTTTTCAGACGCAGCACGTCATAAGGGGTGAGCAAAATATTGATATCCCGGCAACACTGGCCGAAGCAGGCCAGCCCGGGATGACAGGCAAAGTGGAACCGTTCACCCGCGGCAAATGTTTTCCCCCGCCGCTGTGGTATGTACCCCAGCTCTGTCGTCATCCTTTTCCCTCCCAGGCTAATCATCCAGTATTACCGACTTTCTTCTATTATAGTTTATTGTTTTACCCTTCTGCAGCTTTTTCCACCTAATTCCTTAACTTTTCCACCAGCGGCACATCAGCAGGGGCAAAATCATACCCGGCCAGTTCATCTACCGTTACCCAGCGAAACTCCGCATGACCTGTCGGCTCCGGCTCACCTTTTTCCAGACGGGCCAGGTAAGCCAGCAGGTGAACTGTCAAATGCTCATAATGGTAGATGCTCTCCCCGAAAAAGCCGTCCACCCCTATCTCCACCTGAAATTCCTCCCGCATTTCCCTGATCAAGCATTCTTCCGGCGTTTCCCCCGGCTCAATTTTACCGCCCGGAAACTCCCACTTGTGGGCCAGTTTGTCATCCGCCCCCCGTTTGGCAATCAAAACCCGGCCGTCTTTGACCAGAATGGCGGCAGCGACTTTAACCATGTTTGTGCTCCTTTCATAGCACCGCTTTAATTTCCCCCTAAAAAGTGATGTCAGTCATCCCTCAATTATGGGTCGTTAATATTTTAAACATAACCTGGTGCACATTTAAAACTGATTAAAACAGCGTGCCCGTGCCTGTGGTTGCTGTACGGCCCGCCCGCACCATGCATTCCGGCCCGTGCGGCCTGCTGAGACTCTACCTGTGCTGGAGATCGAAATCCGGCCTAAAATTTGCAAGAAGCTATGCACAGGTATTTTGTTCCATTCAATTTCACTGGCTATTCGCCAGGATCACCCCGGCGGCAGGTTAATCTGGATTATACCATAAACAACAAAGGAGGAAAATGTAACCATGATCAAATCAAGACTCTGCGACCTGGTGGGAATCAAATACCCAATCATACAGGCGGGAATGGGGCCTTTCGGGACCAATAAACTGTGCATCGCAGCCGCGAACGCTGGTGTACTGGGCCTGCTCAGTTCGAGCGGCATCACCACTAAAGACAGCCAGCCGGAAATTTACAAATACTTCTGCCACAGCGGCGGCGCCGATCCCGATGCCGACCCGGAAACCATTTTAAGAACAATTTTTCAGCAGACGCTGGAACAAACCAGGGAAGCACAGGGCATATTCGGCATCAACGTGATGGTTTCGGCCGAAATGAAACAATCAGCTGCGTTGATTATCAAAACCGTAATCAAAGCCCGGGAAGAAAACCCGGAAATGAAAAAGCGATTTAAAGTGCTGGTTACTTCCGCCGGAGATCCCCTGCCCTGGTCTGATACAATAAAAAAGACCGACCTGATCTGGATGCATGTCATGCCGTCCGTCAAAGCCGCACTGCGCTGCAAAAAAGCCGGTGTCGATGTAATTGTGGCCTCCGGCCACGAAGGCGGCTTCCACACCTCCTGGGAACCGGTCCACTCCATGGTTCTGCTGCCCGCCGTGGTGGAGGCGGTTTCCGATGAGAAAACACTGGTAGTGGGAGCAGGAGGCTTTTGCGATGGCAAAACACTGGCCGCCGCGCTGGTTCTGGGTGCTGACGGTGTCCAGATGGGAACCAGGTTCCTGGCCACCAGAGAAAGTGATTTTCACCAGATTTGGAAAGAGGGCATTGTTGAAGCCGGAGACAGGGCAACCCTGATCGCCCGCGGTTTTGTCGGCCCGGCCCGCTGGTTAAAGACCCCCAGGAGCCAGGAGCACGCCAGGAATACCCTGCAGAAGTCCCCCGGCGTTTTCCTGGGCGTCCCCGATGACTACACCACCATTGATATGTCTCTGATAAACTTCGAGACTGAATCCATCAACGCCGTGTACAGAGGTGACAGGGAAAAAGCACTGCTGGCTGCGGGTGAAGTGGCACAGCGAATCAACGACTTACCCGGAGTAGAAGAACTGGTGCAGAGAATTGTCCGGGAAGCCGAAGATACTTTAAGGGGCGTTACAACGAAATACCTGGACTGAGAAAAGCTGGCCAGGGGAAGCAGCGGCATATCACTGCAGCTTCCCCTTTATTATTTTTTGCAAGCGGACAGTAAACTACCACACTGGTCCTGCAGCTATTATCTTGCTATAATATTTGTAATCATCTGGCCGCCAGATTAGCCAGAGAAGCGCCAGCCAGACACTTCGACTGCCAGCCCATGTTCCGGGCTTTCCACCGTGACCTGCTGGAGCAGTGATGTTTGCTATATCTTTATTTCCGTCCTGAAAAATGTAACAGCTTTCCCACCAATATGTATCCTTTCCCCTAAAATATTGAGCTTTAATATTCCTCCTCTTTTTGAGGCTTGAAAGGCTATTAGCCGATTCTTTTTCAGTTTTTTACTCCAATATGGTCCCAGACAGCAGTGTGCCGAACCGGTCACTGGATCTTCCTTAATCCCGACTCCGGGGGCAAAAAACCTGGAAACAAAATCATAATCGGGATTTGAAGACGCACTTGTCACGATCACACCCCTTGCCTCCACCTGCTCCAACAATTCAAAATCAGGCTTGAGCATTTTTACAACTTCTTCATCTGCCACCTCTATTATATAGTCCATTCTATTTTTACCCACAAACAAGAAAGGCACGTTAATTGCTTTGATTAAATCCTCCGGTGGCTCAACCGGTTCAGCCACTTCCAGCGGAAAGTCCAGCGTAATGTATTCCCCATTTGTGAATGCTTTCAGAATGCCACTTTTTGTATCAAATATTGCTTCTTGTTCTCGCTCAAGATAGCCTTCCTCCCACAAAACATGCGCGCTGGCAAGGGTTGCATGCCCACAAAGGTCAACTTCTTTTTCAGGAGTGAACCATCTCAAGCGGTAAACATCGCCCTGTTTCAGCAAAAAAGCTGTTTCGGAAAGATTCATTTCCATGGCAATGTTCTGCATTATTTCTTCGCTTAACTGCCGGTCCAAAATGCATACTCCCGCAGGATTACCTTTAAAAAGATCGCCGGTAAATGCATCGACTTGATATAGCTTCATATAAAAACCCCACTTTATTTCAAAAATTTGGCAATGCATCGTGAATAAACAAAAGGATATCCACCAGATCAGAAACCTTGCGCCTGTTCTCCTGACGTACCGCATTGACACTGCCGCCAACAAAAACCAGGAGCGGCTTTTCCAGTAAAGATTTAACATGGTGGGGGACTGTCCCCTTTTGGGAGAGACTGGAAGCCCCTTTGGGGGCTTCCAGGAACGACCGCGATTATTGGCCCGCCGGCCTGAAATACTTTTTGCCTACCTGCACGGCTCCTTCCTGCATGCCGAGTACTGCGGCGACATCGACAGTGCCATATATGTTGAAGACACAGCGCTGCAGCAGGACCACTGGGTGTACGAGGCACAGCTGGCCATGCTGCTGACCCGCTGGCCGGTATGCCCGTAGATGTGCTGATCTTGAATTTCGCCCCCGTGGCCGTACGCTAACATACCACCTGCGGCAAAGTGATTTTCAGCAGAGATGAACCGGCCCGCTTCACTTTCCTGGAGAAAACCTGGCAGGAGTACTTCGACTGCCAGCCCATGTTCCGGGCTTTTTACCGTGATTTGTTGAGCAGTGACGAAATAAATTAAGCCAGAAAAGAAAATGCCTGTACTCTATTGCTTGTTACTGGTAGTGACAAAGGACTGCCAGCAACAAATAATAGAAAGGCTTCTCTCCGAATGATAATAGTTTATACAGGCTTTGCTCAAAAAGCCAGTCTACAATTTCCCCGCGTTGCCAATACCAAACTCCTCCGCCCCAATTAAGCTTAAAAAGACATATTCCCTCTACCTCCATCCCACCATCAAATGCCTCCTTTTCTCAATACTATCCAACACTTTTGCACAACTTTCCCAGTCAACCTTGCCCACATTGACATGATACCTTAGTTCAAAGGGGTGTTTTTTGGGCATTGCATCAATTTTCCGTTTAGCTTCTTCAATATTTTTTAAGGCCACATCAATCCATACATCTTCCAGAACATCAGGTATTTGTCCAAACATGCCGTATATACTGGCAAACCTTTCCGAAAGCAAAGCGTGCACTCTGTCTTCAACCGAATCCTTATACCTCATGTTGTAGATATAAACCTTTTCGTAAACCTGCCCTATGCGTTGAATCCTTCCCTTGCGTTGTTCAAGCCTGGTCGGGTTCCAGGGCAAGTCCAGGTTTACCAAACAGCCTAAAGTCTGCAAATTTAACCCTTCGCTAGCCGCGTCGGTACCAACCAAAATCCTGATTTCCCGCTGCCTCACCATTCTTTTTATTTCTTCTTTACTACGTTTTTCATAGAGACCATCCACAATAATGCCCGACCTGTCCCCACCAGCGTAGATACCAATTTTTTCATGGGGCAAATCCATGGACAAATTTTCGGCCACCCAATGGGCAGAATCATAGTATTGGGTAAAAATAATACACCCGCGCTCCAACCATTTTTCCTCCAACAAAAGCTTGAGCAACAACTTATACTTGGGATCCTTTTCCTTGTTAGCCTCAAGGGCTCTGATAAATTTAACCAGACAAGCCCTTTCTTCATCGGTCATATTTTTTATTTGGTTCTTCAAAACCTTGTCCTCAGCAACATCATCTTCTTCATAGTCCTCCTCATCTGCCGCATTACCCCAATTGGACAGCATCTTTTCCGCAGTGTTCTTACCGGCAATAATAGTACTGCCCAGCCTTTTTAAGAGCAGGGCTTTTAGAAATCCCCCACCTTTAACCCTCTTTTGCAACAGCTCGCAGAACTCCTCAGCATAACCATAAGCTTCTCTCAAGTACGGCGGTAAAACTATCGCCTCGTCGTCGCTTTCCCCCAGCAACTCCACCTCCACCTTTTTCAGGTAGGGTTCTCCTGTTTCGGGATTTATGGTATTCTCAAGAAAATCTCTTGTTCTGCGCACAATATGCCTGATAAAGGGGTTATGCTCAACAATAAAATTATCATCTATTATTCTCCCAATCCTACGTAAATCTGGACCGCTTAACTGCTCAATAACCTCTGGTTTAATAACAAATTCATCATCCTGCATCCCAAGTTGTCTCCTGATACGCCCGAAAGTCATCTCCCCCTCAGACGTCGGCGGGAAGGGATTCCTCAACCATTCCCAATTCTCCCTATCATGACGCCCCAAAACCTCTTTCTGCATGATCAAATTAAGTGCCCTACCGGGGTATCTCCTCCACATGCTAAAGGGATTGCCGAGTACACTGTCATTGCCCTGGGAAAGGATGTTCAACAAATCCCAGGCCTCAATGGGATACATTTGCACAGGTGTGGCGGTAGCCAACAACATGCTTTTAGTGCGTTTGGAAATTTCCAATAGAAAATTTAGTAAATTATTGGGAACCGGCTTTTCGTCCTCTTTGCCAGGCCCCAAATTTTTCCTCCTCGCCCTGTGGGCTTCATCAACAATAACACATTCGTATTCCATATTTAAAAGGTGCTGTACCTGCTCAGAGTTGGCTGTAATTAATCCCTGAGAAACAATCCCCACCCGCCGGGGACATTTTTTTATGGCTGCATCACCGCTGGCCGGATATTTTATGCCATTTTCATCCACCCATTCTTTACCGGTCCAAACGGCCGAAGGCATGTCCAACAGCGTATTAATTTCATCCTGCCACTGCCATAAAAGGGTCTTTGGTGCAATAACCAGTATGGGTTTGTCACCGTGAAATGCCATCAACTGAGCCGCAAGGGCCAGCTGCACCGTCTTGCCCAGTCCTACCATATCAGCCAGCACATACCTGGCCCCACATGACCTCTTATGAGCATTGTAGACCAGGTTGACAAAATATTTCTGATGCTCCCAAAGGCCGAACTCCTGACGATAAACAGGAGCTTCAACAACGGCAGCCGCCGGTTCAGGATCTTTGCGCCATTCTTCAACTGAATAAATGACCTTTCTTTCCGAAATCCGCTTAATATCTTCAATTACGAACTCGGCGAGGGGCACCGCGTACGGACTATGCCAGAAGTAATCAAACTCCTCCTGAACCCATTTTACCCCCTCCGCTGAATCATCTTCCCAGAGTACCTCGTAATTCAGCTTCCATCCAGCATAAGTTTCATTCACACTGCCAATAAAGGAAGTTTTGCTGCCATCTTGCAGAGTAATCACACCGGCCTTGCCGTGAATAAGGCCAAACACATCATTGGGCAATACTTTGATTAACAGTTTCCCACTCTTTATCAGGTGATAGAATTTTTTCAATCTCGCAGCGGCATTGCTGTACAATTCCTCGGGTTTTTTGCTACACCATTCCCGCCGCATGGCATTGACCGCAGCACCAGCAGTTACTACATCCTCTTTTTGCATTTCCGAATTGCAAACGACTCTAACACATCCCTGCATTTGCTCAATAGCTTCACCAGCTATCTCCAGAAGGGAAGAACTGAAATAACCAGCTATACGATCATAGCTCAGTGCACCCTTTAGCTTATCATTTAAAAAAGCCGCATCCAGTCTCTTTCTGCGGGAAGAATATCGATAAATCAATTAACCCTCACCCGCCTACACACCGTCGTTCTTGACCAGCTCGGCAAGTAATCTGGCATATCCTGCCTCCTCTTGCCAATGAGACATGGTATCAATATGCTCCAGGGTAGAAATGTAATTTAATATTTCTATGATCATGTTTCTTTGTTGCCAGTAATTGGGCAACTCGTTTTTCAACCAGTTTCTTCCCTTCAGGGTATCTTCCTCCTTAATTGCCTGATGCAGAGCCGCCAGCACATTACGCAGTAGGGAATTGCTGAATCTGTCGGTACCACCCAATCCCCTCATCCCAAACTCCAGCGCCGTCCTAAGCCTGGCCTGATTAGCGCGAACAGAGGCAAGCAGGGCTTTGTATTCCTTAACGCCAAACCCGCGGGCCAGTTCCTGATAGGCCCCAATCTGACACACCCCGTTCTTTTCCAGCTCAAGACCTTTAATATAAAACCTTTCTTCCGGTATCAGCATTTTCCATATGTAAGAATCAAAACCCCCGGGCGTCAGATAATCGTAAGCAATTTTTACCGCTTCATGGATAATCTTCTCTACTGGAGACTGCTCCCCATGGTTTCTGGCCTTAGAAAGTTCATAATGGACGTCTATGTCTTCAATCTGCTTATAAGATGTCAATACTTTCAGTGAGGCCGCATAGGCTGCCAGTAAATAGTCCGCATCGCTGAAATTGGGTTCTTCCCGGTCGTCCAAATCCCGCATGCTGTCAATTTGCCTTTTCACTTCCAGTTCAATTTCCGGATATAGCTCATCCAGGTAGGCGGTCTCTTCCGAAGTCTGTTTACGGAGCACCAGGAGCACAGTTCCTTTTACATAATTGCCCTGCTTCAAGCCGCTGGCATCGGTCTCGGTAGCAATATTCCAGGCCGCCGTAACCCTTAAACCGGCCGCCCACAGGATCATGGTTAAGTCGGCCCACACACTCACATTCTGGTGGGTAAACATGACAATCTGCAGCCCGTTGTCAGGCATGTGCTTGGCCAGGTTTTTGTATATCTCCACCATGCTCTGGTTAAAGCTCTGCCCCGAACCCTTTACCGCCAGGGCTCTTTTGCTGTCGGCATACCAGTCGGGGAAAATTTTGAGCAACATTTTTTTGTCCCAAGCCAGAAAGAACTCACTCAGTTCATGGTAGTTTATTGCATCCGCATAAGGAGGATCGGTAAGCCAGATATCACATGTCCTTTCATTATTCCTTGCATCTGATGTGATTGTATTTCGAGCAACATTTATATTAAATGATTGAAAATCAATGAACCAAGATCCTGATAGCAAATTCAGTGCTTTACTACCATAGTTGTAAACAGTATTCAGTGCTTGATTATAAAATGTCTGTGCTATCGATTCCCTTGCCTCACCCACACCCCATCGGCAAAGTTTTGAATTCCAATCACAACACTTATTTACCCCCAATAATCCAACAACCTTCTCTTCCTTCGTCCCGGCGTGTTTATCAATTAGTTCCATAAGCAAACCCTGCACCAAAAGCTGCCTCGGGTTAAACAAATGATGCCAATAGGTCCAACCTCTTGTCCTGATGGGCTCAGATGTCTTATCACCCTCTTCAATAATGCTGCTTGGTACATATCCTTTTTCCTGCCACTCCTGAAATTTCTCTGTCAGGAGCTGTTTCACCCTCTCTTCCCTGGCCAGATCCTCCGGAGTCGGGGCAGTGTAATACCTCTCTGTCTGTATATTGCCATTTTCATCCATAAAGTTTTTCTCATAGCGAATGCAGTAAAGCCTTTCCTGGAAGACATCGTCGGGGCGGGGGAGGAATTCATGGGCTTCCCAGCGGCGCAGGCCGTATTCCACCGTCCCGTCTTGCTTTTTCCTGTCCTTGCGCAGGGCCGGAATGGGGGTGGACTTTTGACAGTGGGGACAATACAAACTGCCCTCCTTTATGGTCACCATATTTTCAGCCTGCCGCATTTCATGCTCCGTGACATTGGACTTGATGTCAATATCAAATCCCCTGTCGGCATTTTCTCTTAGCAGGGCTACCGTCCCTGACCCCTTACCAATAATCCAGGAGGGAGCCAGGGGTACCCGCCAGCCGCATTCGGGACAAACGGTTTCATGGCAATACAGGTATGAATTTGCCCTTTGCCCCAGTTCATTATGCTCAATCCCCCAGGCGGTAATCTGTTTGTCCGCCAGGGCAAATATTTTCTCCTGAAAATCCCTCAGCTTTGCTATTTCCTCGTTTGAAAGGCCATTTATATAGAGGGCCGCCCAGGTTAATAACATGGCCACAGGGTTCAGATCGGAGGCATAAACAGCACAGCCCAGCCTGGCCGCCTCAAAGGGCACACTGCCCCCGCCACAAAAGCAGTCGCCAATAACGGGTATTTTGCCAAATCTTCTTTTCCCCAGTTCCTGCACCAGTTCCGGCAGGCTAGAGGCGTTTGTTCCCAGATGCGCATTAATCTCTTGCCATGCCGATTCGGGAAGGTTGTCCACTTCCTCGGGCCGTGCGCAGTAGGCCAACTTTTGGTCATACGAAAAGCGTTGAAACACCAAACGCTGCAGCGCTTCTTTTTCTGCCCTGGTTGTACCCTTTTTATAGGACAGCTTACCCCTGCCCTCATCTTGGAAATACTTTTCCTTCTCGGCCGGGGACAAATTCTTATAAATCTCTTTCAAAGGTATGGGTTTATTTTTCCGCAACCATAGGCCTTCAGCATCCATGGTCAGTAACTTTAAAAAAATATCCCGATCTTTCTTTGGATCTGTACTGGCAGGCAACAGCAAACCGAGTAATGCCGCTCTGACAAGGATGAGGGGCTTTCTGCCCCACCATTTTCCGAGACCGGTTAATGTTTGACTTTGTACAGCTTTTCTTTCTTTATAGCTCTCCTTAGAAACCTTTGAGACGGGGAACTGATCCTCTATGAACGACTTATCAAAAGCCATCATCCAAACATCACCTTAGCTTATTTATCTATTGCTTTGCTTTTTAATCAAGAGCTCAAATAAATTCATTTGTTTGTGTGTATCTTCCACCGGATTTTCGGTAAGCGCATATTTGATGGCCTTGCGCCACCCCCGCCGGTCATGCAACCCCCCGGTGGCCGCATTGGTCATGGTAAATAACCACCAGCGTTCCTCGGGGCTTAAGCCCAACCAGTTTTTTATGGCAATAGGAATGACCGAAGCGTCGCAGTCCTCAATGGCCCAGGCCAAAAGCACCATCTCCTTGCCCAAAAGGCGCTGCACCGGCACCTGCCCGGTATGCCACTTACCCACCGGTAGTTTTTCCTTTTTCAGTCTATTATTAAATTCGTCTCTTAAAGCATTTTCTATCTGTTTCCACTTGTGTTTGCCCAGCTCCACTTTGGGCCTGTCCAGCATATAATCAATGGCCTGCACCGGCACATCCTCCTGCCAGTGGAAGCGTTCGTAGATCACAACAATTCCATCCACTTTACGAGGAATGGTTACTAAAAAATGGTGTTGAGACTCGGATGGGATGAAACCAAATCCCAAAACCTGCTTGGCCACCGGCATCACTGCACAATCTCCTGTTCCTTAAAATCACTGAAGGACATTTTCTTTTCCGCCACCCAATCCAGGAAATCCTGCCCTGAGCCAAACCACACCACACCGTATTCCAGGCTAATGTTCACATTGCCATCACATAAGAAGTTTTCCCTAATACTGTCCATACTGTTAGTCAGCTTATCGGCATCAATGATCATTGCGGAGCCCAGACTCAGGTCAATCCAGCTATCACCGCTTTTACCATCTCCCCTGAAGAAGACAACATTGACATCAGAAATCCGGGCATGGCGTTTTTTGAGCAAGTCGAGTTCCCGGTAGGTTTCCGCCGTATCATTTGTTTTACAGTGTCTATATAGTCTGAGGGGCTTTTCTTTGTCAACCGAAATAACCTTGCCCTTCCCCCGCTCGATTTTAATTTGCAGGGTCTCGGAATAAATCCCTTCTGCTTCCGCTACGGCCAGTACATAAGTGCAGTCCTGGGGAACAACAATTTCACTCTGGTATATTCCACCATATTCTTTAGGATTGGAACCGTCCGTGGTATATCTGATGGAAACCGGCGGTATGGATTTCAGCTCTACAGCCTTGTCCTCTCCCCTGTCATAAACCCTGTACTTTACGGTTATTTTATTTTGCCACGGCACAGGTTCACCCGTAGCATGCTCACCTTTGCTGTCAACACACAAAAACCAGAGCTTGAGCTCGCTTGTTTTAAACTCGTTTAAGTTCTCCACAAGGCCTGCAGGGTTCGGTGCAGGTGCACCCACACCGTAATATACTCTATCCCCGTATTGCGGGATAAGTTTTAGTGTTACCTCGCCTGTTTCATCATCCCGGTGCAGTTCCTTAATCAAAACACCTGTTTTTTCCTTGGGGAAGGGCGGTTTTTCAATATACCCGCCGTGTTCCCGCCAGATGCCCTTTTTGAGCATATCATCTTTAAGATCATCCAGCGCCCTGGGCAGGTGCCACTGCCAGGCAGGGTTGGTGGCAGCCCGCTCCTTCACATCGCTCCAACGCATTTCTTTCTGGGTAAACAAGCGGTCCTCACATTTTTTTCTAAAAGTATCGTCGGTTACATCGGTGGTAAACTTTTGTCTTTTCAAAAGCAGGTCCCTGATTTGTTGCTCACCGTTATAATCATTGCCTGTAAATTCCATTTGAAAATCTGCTTTAAGAAGACCGGCCTTGGTTGGATAGTACAACTGCACAAAGGTCTCCCGCGCCGCCTGCAACACATCAAGTTTAACCCTGTCTCTTTTTTCAAGTGCTTTTTGGTACTGCGGGTTGCTGGCAGATACCTTCTCTTCTTCCATCCTGGCAATAATGCTATTAATGGCCTTATGCTCTTTTGCAGCGTATAAAAGTTTGTCCATAGTGCTCCGGGAACCGGACAGGAACATGACCCTGTTTTTGTAACGTTCGTTCTCATAGAACTTCTGCAAATCGGGATGCAAACCTATGCTTCCTGCATAAGGTTCAAAGAGAACAAGCAGTACCTTGTCCTCTGCAAGTCTAATTTCATCCACGGCAGGGAAAACCTGCACCTTTTGATAGCAATCGGCCAGAATGGGGGCAAACTTTTCTTCCAGGAATACCCTTAATTCCTTTTTAGCATTCTCGTTATCATAAGATTCCACAAGGGAATTTAGCTCGGCAATGAGGTTCTTGGTGTTTTTGAAAAACAACCTGCCGTCCCTGTCTGTAAAGAGATACCAGGCCCGCATGACAAATTCATCCAGGGCCCGCTTTACACGGGTTATATCCTTCCCAGGCTCGCATAAATACCCCACTGTTTCCTGTAGCGAAAGTCCCAGTAAGGCATTGGGTATATCGGCCAGTGAGGAGACAAGAATAAGTTTAGCCAAATCCTGCATACAGGTTTCACTCATGGTTGCATCTATAACTTCCGCTACCGCCTTGCCGTTGGCTGCTATGTCATGGGCAATAGCGTTGGCAAGGGAGGGTTTGATCTGGGTCACCGCGGTAAGCATTTCCGGGTCGTTCAGGTCAAAGTCATATACATTAACCAGATATTTCTCCCTTGCTTTGGGATTATCTCCCCGGTAAAGCTGGGAAATGATAATGCGCATGAGGCGGATCAAGCCACGCGTTTGCTGAAAGCCCGGGTTTTCCTTAAACCTGGCATATAAATCCCTAATGGAGGGGTGGAAAGGATAAGCATCTTTTACTCCTAAAAATACCTGTTCCGGGGACATATTGGTATATCCCATCTGCTTTGCTTCCAAAACCGCCTTCTTGTAGGCATTGGCAATCTCATTTACTTCACTTTCCGCCGGTAAATCCTTAAAAAGCCTTTTTCTCAATATGTGATACACTTCGTCAGAGGTGCTGCTCACAGGCTCAATGTTCAATGCAGAACGGTTCACTTCATTTTCAAGTTCCTTAAAAGAGGACTGCAGTAGCTCGCTTCCACTCTCGTATGTGGCCTTTAAGTCTGATATGACAAGACAGACGTTGGCAAGTTCCTCTTTTCCCAGGGCATTAAAGAGGTTGGCTAAAGCAGTGGTTGTTACCGTGGCTAAATTGGAATCGCCTATTGGTTTGGATTTGGCATTTTCTAAATACGGCGGCAGCTCGTCAAGTAAAATTAGGAGAGGTTCGCCTTTTAAAAGGTTAATCCAGGCTGTCTGTCCGGGAGCCTGCAAAG
Coding sequences within:
- a CDS encoding DUF499 domain-containing protein, producing the protein MKTLYELCQPRESVFDETLRDDVLDLTDLVENRIDPYRFFEETFLTQGMKVLLETAFKRFHRQGATGLIKLTQSMGGGKTHNMIALGLLAKHPELRQKVMGDRFKNSHLGKIKVVAFTGRESDAPYGIWGAIAEQLGKKEVFKDYYAPLQAPGQTAWINLLKGEPLLILLDELPPYLENAKSKPIGDSNLATVTTTALANLFNALGKEELANVCLVISDLKATYESGSELLQSSFKELENEVNRSALNIEPVSSTSDEVYHILRKRLFKDLPAESEVNEIANAYKKAVLEAKQMGYTNMSPEQVFLGVKDAYPFHPSIRDLYARFKENPGFQQTRGLIRLMRIIISQLYRGDNPKAREKYLVNVYDFDLNDPEMLTAVTQIKPSLANAIAHDIAANGKAVAEVIDATMSETCMQDLAKLILVSSLADIPNALLGLSLQETVGYLCEPGKDITRVKRALDEFVMRAWYLFTDRDGRLFFKNTKNLIAELNSLVESYDNENAKKELRVFLEEKFAPILADCYQKVQVFPAVDEIRLAEDKVLLVLFEPYAGSIGLHPDLQKFYENERYKNRVMFLSGSRSTMDKLLYAAKEHKAINSIIARMEEEKVSASNPQYQKALEKRDRVKLDVLQAARETFVQLYYPTKAGLLKADFQMEFTGNDYNGEQQIRDLLLKRQKFTTDVTDDTFRKKCEDRLFTQKEMRWSDVKERAATNPAWQWHLPRALDDLKDDMLKKGIWREHGGYIEKPPFPKEKTGVLIKELHRDDETGEVTLKLIPQYGDRVYYGVGAPAPNPAGLVENLNEFKTSELKLWFLCVDSKGEHATGEPVPWQNKITVKYRVYDRGEDKAVELKSIPPVSIRYTTDGSNPKEYGGIYQSEIVVPQDCTYVLAVAEAEGIYSETLQIKIERGKGKVISVDKEKPLRLYRHCKTNDTAETYRELDLLKKRHARISDVNVVFFRGDGKSGDSWIDLSLGSAMIIDADKLTNSMDSIRENFLCDGNVNISLEYGVVWFGSGQDFLDWVAEKKMSFSDFKEQEIVQ
- a CDS encoding DUF3780 domain-containing protein yields the protein MPVAKQVLGFGFIPSESQHHFLVTIPRKVDGIVVIYERFHWQEDVPVQAIDYMLDRPKVELGKHKWKQIENALRDEFNNRLKKEKLPVGKWHTGQVPVQRLLGKEMVLLAWAIEDCDASVIPIAIKNWLGLSPEERWWLFTMTNAATGGLHDRRGWRKAIKYALTENPVEDTHKQMNLFELLIKKQSNR